In Salvelinus alpinus chromosome 20, SLU_Salpinus.1, whole genome shotgun sequence, a genomic segment contains:
- the LOC139546852 gene encoding ATP synthase F(0) complex subunit C3, mitochondrial-like: MYACAKFVSTPALVRAGSRAFYRPLSASMLSRPEVNTERNVALMPQSPFTQVALRGFQTSAVSRDIDTAAKFIGAGAATVGVAGSGAGIGTVFGSLIIGYARNPSLKQQLFSYAILGFALSEAMGLFCLMVAFLILFAM; encoded by the exons ATGTACGCCTGTGCAAAGTTCGTCTCCACGCCGGCTCTG GTCCGTGCTGGCTCCCGGGCTTTTTACAGACCCCTGTCTGCCTCTATGCTGTCCAGGCCTGAGGTCAATACAGAG AGAAACGTAGCCCTCATGCCACAGAGCCCCTTCACCCAGGTAGCTCTCAGAGGCTTCCAGACCAGTGCTGTGAGCAGGGACATTGATACCGCTGCCAAATTCATTGGTGCTGGAGCCGCCACAGTCGGAGTGGCTGGATCTGGTGCTGGAATTGGAACAGTGTTCGGCAGTCTCATCATTGGATATGCCAG GAACCCATCATTGAAGCAGCAGCTCTTCTCCTACGCTATCCTGGGATTCGCCCTGTCTGAAGCCATGGGCCTATTCTGTTTGATGGTTGCTTTCTTAATCTTGTTTGCTATGTAA